A single Novosphingobium aureum DNA region contains:
- a CDS encoding formylglycine-generating enzyme family protein: MVWVPGGRFTMGSDEHYPEEKPARQVEVDGFHIDRTMVTNREFARFVEATGHVTLAEIAPKAEDYPGALPELLRPASLVFTPTDGPVPLDNHFNWWSWCFDADWRHPQGPGSSLEGLEDHPVVHVAHADAEAYAAWAGKALPTEAEWEFAARGGLEGAEFAWGDELVPPQGHQANTWQGRFPFENTEEDGYARTSPVGAYPANGYGLLDMIGNAWEWTQDWFSVSGNAPAKPVKSCCVPKNPRGARREDSFDPRTPDIRIPQKVLKGGSHLCAPSYCRRYRPAARHAQPTDSSTSHIGFRCVVRPG; encoded by the coding sequence ATGGTCTGGGTCCCCGGCGGACGCTTCACCATGGGCTCGGACGAGCACTACCCCGAGGAAAAGCCGGCACGGCAAGTCGAGGTCGATGGCTTCCACATCGACCGCACCATGGTCACCAACCGCGAATTCGCCCGCTTCGTCGAGGCGACCGGGCACGTCACTCTCGCCGAGATCGCGCCCAAGGCCGAGGACTATCCCGGCGCCCTGCCCGAGCTGCTGCGCCCCGCCTCGCTGGTCTTCACGCCGACCGACGGCCCGGTGCCGCTCGACAATCACTTCAACTGGTGGTCGTGGTGCTTCGATGCCGACTGGCGCCACCCGCAAGGCCCCGGCAGTTCGCTCGAGGGGCTCGAGGATCATCCCGTGGTCCACGTCGCCCATGCCGATGCCGAGGCCTATGCCGCTTGGGCAGGCAAGGCGCTGCCGACCGAGGCGGAGTGGGAATTTGCCGCGCGCGGCGGGCTCGAAGGCGCCGAATTCGCCTGGGGCGACGAACTTGTGCCGCCGCAAGGACACCAGGCCAATACCTGGCAGGGGCGCTTCCCCTTCGAGAACACCGAGGAGGACGGCTATGCACGCACCTCGCCGGTCGGCGCCTACCCGGCCAATGGCTATGGGCTGCTCGACATGATCGGCAATGCCTGGGAATGGACGCAGGACTGGTTCTCGGTCAGTGGCAACGCGCCTGCCAAGCCGGTGAAGAGCTGCTGCGTGCCCAAGAACCCGCGCGGAGCCCGGCGCGAGGACAGCTTCGACCCGCGCACGCCCGACATCCGCATTCCGCAAAAGGTGCTCAAGGGCGGCTCGCACTTGTGCGCGCCAAGCTATTGCCGCCGCTACCGCCCGGCAGCGCGCCATGCCCAGCCGACCGACAGCTCGACCTCGCACATCGGCTTTCGCTGCGTGGTCCGGCCCGGCTGA
- the guaA gene encoding glutamine-hydrolyzing GMP synthase, protein MSIQTTESVLIVDFGSQVTQLIARRVREAGVYSEIAPFTAAAEAFERMDPAGIILSGSPASVLDAEGPRIPDVILESGRPIFGICYGQQSLMHQLGGEVTLGDSGEFGRAFIEIEDECSLFDGLWKVGEKHQVWMSHGDKVTALADGFRPVASSPGAPFAVIANDEKRIYAMQFHPEVVHTPDGAKLLKNFVRHVCGLSGEWTMAEFRKTKIDEIRAQVGDRRVICGLSGGVDSAVAALLIHEAIGDQLTCVFVDGGILRMGEAEQVVSLFRGHFNIPLVHVDASTLFLKGLEGETDPEKKRKFIGKTFIDVFEDEAKKIGGADFLAQGTLYPDVIESVSFTGGPSVTIKSHHNVGGLPERMNMKLVEPLRELFKDEVRALGRELGLPEIFVGRHPFPGPGLAIRIPGEVTRERCDILRKADAIYLEEIRNAGLYDAIWQAFAVLLPVKTVGVMGDGRTYDNVCALRAVTSTDGMTADIYPFDAAFLSRVATRIINEVKGINRVVYDYTSKPPGTIEWE, encoded by the coding sequence ATGAGCATCCAGACTACGGAATCGGTCCTGATTGTCGACTTCGGCAGCCAGGTGACCCAGTTGATCGCACGCCGCGTTCGCGAAGCGGGCGTCTATTCGGAAATCGCGCCTTTCACTGCTGCGGCAGAGGCCTTCGAGCGGATGGATCCGGCCGGCATCATCCTGTCGGGCTCGCCCGCCTCGGTGCTTGACGCCGAGGGGCCGCGTATCCCTGACGTGATCCTCGAGAGCGGCAGGCCGATCTTCGGCATCTGCTATGGCCAGCAGTCGCTCATGCATCAGCTCGGCGGCGAGGTGACGCTGGGCGATTCGGGCGAATTCGGCCGCGCCTTCATCGAGATCGAGGACGAGTGCTCCTTGTTCGACGGCCTGTGGAAGGTCGGAGAAAAGCACCAGGTCTGGATGAGCCACGGCGACAAGGTTACCGCGCTCGCCGACGGTTTCCGTCCCGTCGCTTCCTCGCCCGGCGCGCCCTTCGCGGTGATCGCCAACGACGAGAAGCGCATCTACGCCATGCAGTTCCACCCCGAGGTGGTGCACACTCCCGACGGTGCCAAGCTGCTCAAGAACTTCGTGCGCCACGTCTGCGGCCTTTCGGGCGAGTGGACCATGGCCGAGTTCCGCAAGACCAAGATCGACGAGATTCGCGCGCAGGTCGGTGACCGCCGCGTGATCTGCGGCCTCTCGGGCGGCGTCGATTCGGCGGTTGCGGCACTGCTCATCCACGAGGCGATCGGCGACCAGCTGACCTGCGTTTTCGTCGACGGCGGCATCCTGCGCATGGGCGAGGCCGAGCAGGTCGTCTCGCTGTTCCGCGGGCACTTCAACATCCCGCTGGTCCACGTCGATGCCTCGACGCTGTTCCTCAAGGGGCTCGAGGGCGAGACCGACCCCGAGAAGAAGCGCAAGTTCATCGGCAAGACCTTCATCGACGTCTTCGAGGACGAGGCCAAGAAGATCGGTGGCGCCGACTTCCTCGCGCAGGGCACGCTCTATCCCGACGTGATCGAATCAGTCTCCTTCACCGGCGGCCCCTCGGTCACGATCAAGAGCCACCACAACGTCGGCGGCCTGCCCGAGCGCATGAACATGAAGCTCGTCGAGCCCTTGCGCGAACTGTTCAAGGACGAAGTGCGCGCGCTTGGCCGCGAGCTCGGCCTGCCCGAGATCTTCGTGGGCCGTCACCCCTTCCCGGGACCGGGTCTTGCCATCCGCATTCCGGGCGAAGTGACCCGCGAGCGCTGCGACATCCTGCGCAAGGCCGATGCGATCTACCTCGAGGAAATCCGCAATGCGGGTCTCTACGACGCGATCTGGCAGGCCTTCGCCGTGCTGCTCCCGGTCAAGACCGTGGGCGTGATGGGCGACGGGCGCACTTACGACAACGTCTGCGCGCTGCGCGCGGTTACCTCGACCGACGGCATGACCGCCGACATCTACCCCTTCGACGCCGCCTTCCTCAGCCGCGTCGCGACCCGCATCATCAACGAGGTCAAGGGCATCAACCGCGTGGTCTACGACTACACCTCGAAGCCGCCGGGCACGATCGAGTGGGAGTGA
- a CDS encoding sensor histidine kinase, whose protein sequence is MLKFLEGGGRMAQAIMEHDWTGNPLGPPEDWTATLKTTVATVLASRFPQCIVWGDQHTTIPNDAFLPILGHKPPALGTPFSTVWAEVWSDIGPIVERAYAGEPTYIEDFGLVIDREGRPENAWFTFCYGPVRDETGKIVGMIDTVIETTPAVLARQQSQVVAQELVHRVKNALSVAQAIASQTLRGDISLLDARHRLESRLQAMARTHDILIRTDWSEADVRSIIAHILAPHIEGEGLVTMSGPRVVLTGRQTLSLALAIHELGTNAGKYGALSRPEGQVQITWTKPETGDDSFVLDWIETGGPAVTAPERTGFGTQILKRMLPSDFSGTSTLDYHVDGLRFRLTAPGHALPAHTAPEAGPEAG, encoded by the coding sequence ATGCTGAAGTTCCTCGAGGGCGGGGGCCGGATGGCGCAGGCCATCATGGAGCATGACTGGACGGGCAATCCGCTCGGCCCGCCCGAGGACTGGACGGCGACGCTCAAGACCACGGTCGCGACCGTTCTCGCCTCGCGCTTCCCCCAGTGCATCGTCTGGGGCGATCAGCACACAACGATCCCCAACGACGCCTTCCTGCCGATCCTCGGGCACAAGCCGCCTGCGCTCGGCACCCCGTTCAGTACGGTCTGGGCCGAGGTCTGGAGCGACATCGGCCCCATCGTCGAGCGCGCCTACGCGGGCGAGCCGACCTACATCGAGGATTTCGGCCTCGTCATCGACCGCGAGGGAAGGCCCGAGAACGCCTGGTTCACCTTCTGCTACGGCCCCGTGCGCGACGAGACCGGCAAGATCGTCGGCATGATCGACACCGTGATCGAGACCACGCCCGCCGTGCTCGCGCGCCAGCAATCGCAAGTCGTCGCACAGGAACTCGTGCACCGCGTCAAGAACGCGCTCTCGGTCGCACAGGCCATCGCCTCGCAGACCCTGCGCGGCGACATTTCGCTGCTCGATGCACGCCATCGCCTCGAGAGCCGCCTCCAGGCCATGGCCCGCACACACGACATCCTGATCAGGACCGACTGGAGCGAGGCCGACGTGCGTTCGATCATCGCCCATATCCTCGCCCCGCACATCGAGGGCGAAGGCCTCGTCACGATGAGCGGCCCACGCGTGGTGCTGACCGGACGCCAGACGCTCTCGCTGGCGCTCGCGATCCACGAACTCGGGACCAATGCCGGAAAATATGGTGCGCTGAGCAGGCCCGAGGGACAGGTCCAGATCACCTGGACAAAACCCGAGACGGGCGACGACAGCTTCGTGCTGGACTGGATCGAGACTGGCGGGCCTGCAGTCACCGCACCCGAGAGAACCGGCTTCGGGACCCAGATCCTGAAGCGGATGCTGCCTTCCGACTTCTCCGGCACGAGCACGCTCGACTACCATGTCGACGGCCTGCGCTTCAGGCTGACGGCGCCCGGACACGCCCTGCCCGCCCATACTGCGCCCGAAGCTGGACCCGAGGCAGGCTGA
- a CDS encoding DUF2252 domain-containing protein encodes MATKKTDTAQGKSSTRKGSSNRSAKGRGSASNKPHSKRNGHSRAEAYQRLAERYASEAAVALPTFLSGQARREHVRATILEDHAERLEGHSQGTDLKFRELARDLYKFFRGTALVFYRDIAGSDAALPKVLLLGDVHPGNFGVMPNRDNVPIFSVNDFDEVTYGPFTWDLKRGATGFFLAAKCAGGLKKKHRRSIAGCFLRGYIEGLRHFAEHETETREVIRIDNAPPVIAGLFEEAECSRDAWLRKKHQGEQRRGFRATKKLEPVSSRIEEFQGYIDELAKTNGIERGGRCADLKVKDVAVRHGAGTASLGLARFYVMLEGPSGEGSDDLIVEFKRARDSALDGVVPTDDLDPGELAERIAQGQRIHLPHGDAFYGAVEIEGKSFMSRERAPFRDDIDLEDLDLDEWHDYADACGFSLALAHARSDDAGAIDYDVEPAILEAMEPHELFVDDIVCAAEETARRIKHDWKAYKRDFELGGLSRNALGRL; translated from the coding sequence ATGGCGACGAAAAAGACGGACACCGCGCAGGGCAAGAGTTCAACGCGCAAGGGCTCCAGCAACAGAAGCGCAAAGGGTAGAGGCTCGGCCTCAAACAAGCCGCACTCCAAGCGCAACGGGCACTCGCGGGCCGAGGCCTACCAGCGCCTTGCCGAGCGCTATGCCTCCGAGGCTGCGGTTGCGCTGCCGACCTTCCTGAGCGGACAGGCTCGGCGCGAGCACGTGCGCGCGACGATCCTCGAAGACCACGCAGAGCGCCTCGAGGGGCACTCGCAAGGCACCGACCTCAAGTTCCGCGAGCTGGCCAGGGACCTCTACAAGTTCTTCCGCGGCACCGCGCTGGTGTTCTACCGCGACATAGCAGGTTCCGACGCGGCGCTGCCCAAGGTCCTGCTTCTTGGCGACGTGCACCCGGGCAACTTCGGGGTCATGCCCAACCGCGACAACGTGCCGATCTTCTCGGTCAACGACTTCGACGAAGTCACTTACGGCCCCTTCACCTGGGACCTCAAGCGCGGCGCGACCGGGTTCTTTCTTGCCGCCAAATGCGCAGGCGGCCTGAAGAAGAAGCACCGCCGCTCGATCGCGGGCTGCTTCCTGCGCGGCTACATTGAGGGCCTGCGCCATTTCGCCGAGCACGAGACCGAGACGCGCGAGGTGATCCGCATCGACAATGCCCCGCCGGTCATCGCCGGCCTTTTCGAAGAGGCCGAATGCAGCCGCGACGCCTGGCTGCGCAAGAAGCATCAGGGCGAACAGCGGCGCGGCTTTCGCGCAACAAAGAAGCTGGAACCGGTCTCCTCGCGCATCGAGGAGTTCCAGGGTTACATCGACGAACTCGCCAAAACCAACGGCATCGAGCGGGGCGGACGCTGCGCCGACCTCAAGGTCAAGGACGTCGCCGTGCGGCACGGGGCGGGCACTGCCTCGCTCGGCCTTGCACGCTTCTATGTCATGCTCGAAGGGCCGAGCGGCGAGGGCAGCGACGATCTCATCGTCGAGTTCAAGCGCGCGCGCGACAGTGCGCTCGACGGTGTAGTGCCGACCGACGATCTCGATCCGGGTGAACTGGCCGAACGCATCGCGCAGGGCCAGCGCATCCATCTGCCGCACGGCGATGCCTTCTACGGCGCGGTCGAGATCGAGGGGAAGAGCTTCATGTCGCGCGAGAGGGCACCCTTCCGCGACGACATCGACCTCGAGGACCTCGATCTCGACGAATGGCACGATTACGCCGATGCCTGCGGCTTCTCGCTGGCACTGGCGCATGCGCGTTCGGACGATGCCGGGGCGATCGACTACGACGTCGAGCCCGCGATCCTCGAGGCGATGGAGCCGCACGAGCTGTTCGTCGACGACATCGTGTGTGCTGCGGAGGAGACCGCGCGACGCATCAAGCACGACTGGAAGGCCTACAAGCGCGATTTCGAGCTCGGCGGACTTTCGCGCAACGCGCTCGGTCGGCTCTGA
- the gyrB gene encoding DNA topoisomerase (ATP-hydrolyzing) subunit B, whose protein sequence is MATEPENGTGAQASGGQPEKIKNGNSYGADSIKVLKGLDAVRKRPGMYIGDTDDGSGLHHMVFEVSDNAIDEALAGHCDLVLIELNADGSVSVEDNGRGIPTDIHAEEGVSAAEVIMTQLHAGGKFENTSDDNAYKVSGGLHGVGVSVVNALSESLELTIWRDGKEHWMRFEHGDAVGPLVVKGPAPKSDRNPDDNGFKKGTRVTFQASHDTFKNVTEFDFDKLERRYRELAFLNSGVRIKLRDLRGEEPLEHDLFYEGGIGAFVQYLDRTKQALMPDPIAITAEKDGIGMEVALQWNDSYYENVLCFTNNIPQRDGGTHLAAFRAALTRTLNGYAERSGLLKKEKVQLSGDDMREGLTAIVSVKLPDPKFSSQTKDKLVSSEVRQPLESLMGDKMSEWLEENPAIAKTIIQKVIDAAAAREAAKRARELTRRKGVMDIASLPGKLADCQERDPSKCELFLVEGDSAGGSAKQGRDRHYQAILPLKGKILNVERARFDRIISSKEVGTLIQAMGTGIRDDFNLDKLRYHKIVIMTDADVDGAHIRTLLLTFFHRQMPEIIRAGHLFIAQPPLYKVAKGRSEVYLKDNAALDRYLVEGGLSGRVLETTGGARTGADLENLVEHAIRLRNLMGFVPRRYDTGIIEALALAGALAPDLSAAEREAAYARAADWLGRSDSEARWTVRLSEAGTLEVERLWRGVTDHHKIEAAFLVSAEARKLSKLAAEHADVYEGTARLVRASASAISDEAEGENEGDEGEGATQRPVADADAIARPSQLLDKVLAAGRKGLSVQRYKGLGEMNAEQLWETTLDPENRALLQVKVEDADVTDEIFTRLMGDVVEPRRDFIQENALNVANLDI, encoded by the coding sequence ATGGCTACTGAACCCGAAAACGGCACCGGCGCGCAGGCGAGCGGCGGCCAGCCCGAAAAGATCAAGAACGGCAACTCCTACGGCGCGGATTCGATCAAGGTCCTCAAGGGCCTCGACGCCGTGCGCAAGCGCCCCGGCATGTACATCGGCGACACCGACGATGGCTCGGGCCTGCACCACATGGTCTTCGAGGTTTCGGACAATGCCATCGACGAGGCGCTCGCGGGCCACTGCGACCTCGTCCTGATCGAGCTCAATGCCGACGGTTCGGTGTCGGTCGAGGACAACGGTCGCGGCATCCCGACCGACATCCACGCCGAGGAAGGCGTCTCGGCGGCAGAAGTCATCATGACCCAGCTCCATGCGGGCGGCAAGTTCGAGAACACCTCGGACGACAACGCCTACAAGGTCTCGGGCGGCCTGCACGGCGTGGGCGTCTCGGTGGTCAACGCGCTTTCCGAATCGCTCGAGCTGACCATCTGGCGCGACGGCAAGGAGCACTGGATGCGCTTCGAGCACGGCGATGCCGTCGGCCCGCTGGTGGTCAAGGGGCCTGCGCCCAAGTCGGATCGCAACCCCGACGACAACGGCTTCAAGAAGGGCACGCGCGTCACCTTCCAGGCCAGCCACGACACCTTCAAGAATGTAACCGAGTTCGATTTCGACAAGCTCGAACGTCGCTACCGCGAGCTCGCATTCCTCAACTCGGGCGTGCGCATCAAGCTGCGCGACCTGCGCGGCGAGGAACCGCTCGAGCACGACCTGTTCTACGAAGGCGGCATCGGGGCTTTCGTGCAGTATCTCGACCGCACCAAGCAGGCACTCATGCCCGACCCCATCGCGATCACCGCCGAAAAGGACGGGATCGGCATGGAAGTGGCGCTGCAGTGGAACGACTCGTACTACGAGAACGTCCTGTGCTTCACCAACAACATCCCGCAGCGCGACGGCGGCACCCACCTCGCCGCCTTCCGCGCCGCGCTGACGCGCACGCTCAATGGCTATGCCGAGCGTTCAGGCCTGCTCAAGAAGGAGAAGGTCCAGCTCTCGGGCGACGACATGCGCGAGGGCCTCACCGCGATCGTCTCGGTCAAGCTGCCCGACCCCAAGTTTTCCTCGCAGACCAAGGACAAGCTGGTCTCCTCCGAAGTGCGCCAGCCACTCGAGAGCCTGATGGGCGACAAGATGAGCGAATGGCTGGAGGAAAACCCCGCCATCGCCAAGACCATCATCCAGAAGGTGATCGACGCCGCCGCGGCGCGCGAGGCCGCCAAGCGCGCGCGCGAGCTGACCCGCCGCAAGGGCGTGATGGACATCGCCAGCCTGCCCGGCAAGCTCGCCGACTGCCAGGAGCGCGATCCTTCCAAGTGCGAACTGTTCCTGGTCGAGGGCGACTCGGCAGGCGGTTCGGCCAAGCAGGGCCGCGACCGGCACTACCAGGCGATCCTTCCGCTCAAGGGCAAGATCCTCAACGTCGAGCGCGCACGCTTCGACCGGATCATCTCGTCGAAGGAAGTCGGCACGCTGATCCAGGCCATGGGCACCGGCATCCGCGACGACTTCAACCTCGACAAGCTGCGCTACCACAAGATCGTCATCATGACCGACGCCGACGTCGACGGTGCGCACATCCGCACCCTGCTGCTGACGTTCTTCCATCGCCAGATGCCCGAGATCATCCGCGCCGGGCACCTCTTCATCGCCCAGCCGCCGCTCTACAAGGTCGCCAAGGGCCGTAGCGAAGTCTACCTCAAGGACAATGCCGCGCTCGACCGCTACCTCGTCGAGGGCGGGCTCAGCGGCCGCGTGCTCGAGACCACCGGCGGCGCGCGCACGGGTGCCGACCTCGAGAACCTGGTCGAGCATGCGATCCGCCTGCGCAACCTGATGGGCTTCGTGCCGCGCCGCTACGACACCGGCATCATCGAGGCGCTCGCGCTTGCAGGTGCGCTCGCACCCGATCTCTCTGCCGCCGAGCGCGAGGCCGCCTATGCCCGCGCCGCCGACTGGCTCGGTCGCTCGGACAGCGAGGCCAGGTGGACCGTTCGCCTTTCCGAGGCAGGCACGCTCGAGGTCGAGCGGCTGTGGCGCGGTGTCACCGACCACCACAAGATCGAGGCCGCCTTCCTCGTCAGCGCCGAGGCACGCAAGCTCTCCAAGCTCGCCGCCGAACACGCCGATGTCTACGAAGGCACTGCCCGTCTGGTGCGCGCGAGCGCGAGCGCGATCAGCGACGAGGCCGAGGGCGAGAACGAGGGTGACGAGGGCGAGGGTGCAACGCAGCGCCCGGTCGCCGATGCCGACGCCATCGCACGCCCGAGCCAGCTGCTCGACAAGGTGCTTGCCGCAGGCCGCAAGGGCCTCTCGGTGCAGCGCTATAAGGGCCTTGGCGAGATGAACGCGGAACAGCTCTGGGAGACCACGCTCGATCCCGAGAACCGCGCCCTGCTGCAGGTCAAGGTCGAGGACGCCGACGTCACCGACGAGATCTTCACCCGCCTGATGGGCGATGTCGTCGAACCGCGCCGCGACTTCATCCAGGAAAACGCGCTCAACGTCGCCAATCTTGATATCTGA
- a CDS encoding M1 family metallopeptidase — translation MRNRIAPALLGALLASATPFCAGTAFAANGDTVQTPAPILTSPEAKDVWTHARPEVARVTHVSLDLDVDFATYTLAGSATLDVLAAPGASQIVLDVKDLDISSVTDGQGKALAYTVGEKDDEDLGSAMTVELAGAKQLRIAYRTSPKASALQWLPPEMTFGKKKPYLYSQGQAIHNRSWVPTQDSPGIRQTWDATLRVPGDLVAVMSAEKLSGDKGEKLPDGRRAFRFRMDKPVPPYLIAFAVGDLRFKSLGPRSGVWTEAPMLEKAASEFADVEKMITAASNLYGPYRWGRYDMLLLPPAFPYGGMENPMLTFLTPTIVTGDRSNTDVVAHELAHSWSGNLVTNATWSDSWLNEGFTTYFENRIMEALYGKERAAMYADLDWDGMMRDIAEMGEPLGTGMTAPGSRLHGSPGDGQLDYTKGSNFLRMLETQLGRKTWDAYLTSYFDRHAFQPQTTAGFLADLREHVLKGKPELELSLQLDRWAYAAGVPENAVHVKSETLAQVDELLAAFAAGGPASAIDTQGWSTQQWLRFLNGLPREMSEARLGELDKTLGLSTSENAYVQSAWFELAIANRYEPALPAMRAYVSRIGRGLLVYPIYKGLMKQGEWGATIARDFYAEARTTYHPETAAGIGRIVAGE, via the coding sequence ATGCGTAATCGAATTGCTCCGGCACTGCTTGGTGCCCTCCTCGCCTCAGCCACTCCGTTCTGCGCCGGCACGGCCTTCGCCGCCAACGGCGATACGGTGCAGACCCCCGCTCCGATCCTGACCTCGCCCGAAGCGAAGGACGTGTGGACCCACGCCCGGCCCGAAGTGGCCCGCGTGACGCACGTCTCGCTCGACCTCGACGTCGATTTCGCGACGTACACGCTCGCCGGCAGTGCCACGCTCGACGTGCTGGCCGCGCCCGGTGCCAGCCAGATCGTGCTCGACGTCAAGGATCTCGACATTTCGAGCGTCACCGACGGTCAGGGCAAGGCACTTGCCTACACGGTCGGCGAAAAGGACGACGAGGACCTTGGCTCGGCGATGACGGTCGAGCTCGCCGGGGCGAAGCAGCTGCGCATCGCCTATCGCACTTCGCCCAAGGCCTCGGCGCTGCAGTGGCTGCCGCCCGAGATGACCTTCGGCAAGAAGAAGCCCTACCTCTACAGCCAGGGCCAGGCGATCCACAACCGTTCGTGGGTGCCGACGCAGGACAGCCCCGGCATCCGCCAGACCTGGGACGCGACCTTGCGCGTGCCGGGAGATCTGGTCGCGGTGATGAGCGCGGAGAAGCTCTCGGGCGACAAGGGCGAGAAGCTGCCCGACGGGCGCCGCGCATTCCGCTTCCGCATGGACAAGCCGGTTCCGCCCTATCTTATCGCCTTCGCGGTGGGCGATCTCAGGTTCAAGTCGCTCGGGCCGCGCTCGGGCGTGTGGACCGAAGCGCCGATGCTCGAGAAGGCGGCGAGCGAATTCGCCGACGTCGAGAAGATGATCACGGCCGCCAGCAACCTTTACGGTCCCTACCGCTGGGGCCGCTACGACATGCTGCTGCTGCCCCCTGCCTTCCCCTATGGCGGCATGGAAAACCCCATGCTGACGTTCCTGACGCCGACCATCGTCACCGGCGACCGCTCGAACACCGACGTCGTCGCGCATGAACTGGCGCATTCGTGGTCGGGCAACCTCGTCACCAATGCGACATGGTCGGATTCGTGGCTCAACGAGGGTTTCACCACCTACTTCGAGAACCGCATCATGGAAGCGCTCTACGGCAAGGAGCGCGCCGCGATGTACGCCGATCTCGACTGGGACGGGATGATGCGCGACATCGCCGAGATGGGTGAGCCGCTCGGCACCGGCATGACCGCACCCGGCTCGCGCCTCCACGGCAGCCCGGGCGATGGCCAGCTCGACTATACCAAGGGCTCGAACTTCCTGCGCATGCTCGAGACGCAGCTGGGCCGCAAGACCTGGGACGCCTACCTGACGTCCTATTTCGACCGCCACGCCTTCCAGCCCCAGACCACCGCAGGCTTCCTCGCGGACCTGCGTGAACATGTGCTCAAGGGCAAGCCCGAGCTCGAACTCTCGCTCCAGCTCGACCGCTGGGCCTATGCCGCGGGCGTCCCCGAAAACGCCGTCCACGTGAAGAGCGAGACGCTGGCGCAAGTCGACGAACTGCTGGCCGCTTTCGCGGCGGGCGGTCCGGCGAGCGCGATCGATACGCAAGGGTGGAGCACGCAGCAGTGGCTGCGCTTCCTCAACGGCCTGCCGCGCGAGATGAGCGAGGCGCGCCTTGGCGAGCTCGACAAGACGCTCGGCCTCTCGACTTCCGAGAACGCCTACGTCCAGTCGGCCTGGTTCGAACTGGCCATCGCCAACCGCTACGAACCCGCCCTTCCCGCCATGCGCGCCTATGTCTCGCGGATCGGTCGCGGCCTGCTCGTCTACCCGATCTACAAGGGACTGATGAAGCAGGGCGAATGGGGCGCGACCATCGCGCGCGACTTCTACGCCGAAGCCAGAACCACCTACCATCCCGAGACCGCTGCCGGGATCGGCCGGATCGTCGCGGGCGAGTAA